One Triticum dicoccoides isolate Atlit2015 ecotype Zavitan chromosome 5B, WEW_v2.0, whole genome shotgun sequence genomic window carries:
- the LOC119308571 gene encoding autophagy-related protein 8D-like, whose product MKSFKKEFTLEERANESAAMIAKYPGRIPVIVERFSRSNLPEMEKRKYLVPCDMLVGQFIFILRSRLHLSPGTALFVFVKNTLPQTGNLMGSVYDSYKDKQDGFLYMCYSNEKTFG is encoded by the exons ATGAAATCCTTCAAGAAGGAATTCACCCTGG AGGAGAGGGCGAATGAGTCGGCCGCCATGATCGCCAAGTACCCCGGCAGGATCCCC GTGATTGTTGAAAGGTTTTCGAGGAGTAACCTTCCAGAAATGGAAAAGAGGAA GTACCTGGTTCCATGTGACATGCTAGTTGGGCAGTTCATTTTCATCCTGCGCTCCAGGTTACATCTGTCTCCAGGAACGGCGCTTTTCGTGTTTGTGAAAAACACCTTGCCCCAAACAG GTAACCTGATGGGTAGCGTGTATGATTCGTACAAAGATAAGCAGGATGGCTTCCTCTACATGTGTTACAGCAACGAGAAGACATTTGGGTGA
- the LOC119308570 gene encoding THO complex subunit 4A-like, whose protein sequence is MADALDMSLDDLISKNKSSSQRGRGRRNPASGSGSGSVSGGPAPAGRRFQARAATRAAAAPYHQFNFPPPAPAAFAYAAQQAHAHAHAQVMAMVAPPTGVETGTKLYISNLDYNVSNEDIKELFAEVGDLKRYSINYDKSGRSKGTAEVIFSRKSDALAALKRYNNVQLDGKPMKIEVIGTNIEAPPPPPAIFTLNTPTIGNFIPSYSGGRGRGGDGGRGWPRGRGGFGGRSAAGRGRGRGDVGRGRGRGGRGSQPVSANDLDADLDKYHSEAMQTS, encoded by the exons ATGGCGGACGCCCTGGACATGTCCCTCGACGACCTCATCTCCAAGAACAAGTCCTCCTCCCAGCGCGGCCGTGGCCGCCGCAACCCGGCCTCGGGTTCGGGCTCGGGCTCGGTGTCGGGAGGACCCGCACCCGCCGGCCGCCGCTTCCAGGCTCGCGCCGCCACCCGCGCTGCCGCCGCGCCCTACCACCAATTCAACTTCCCGCCCCCG GCGCCGGCGGCTTTTGCATATGCTGCCCAGCAGGCCCATGCCCATGCCCACGCccaggtgatggccatggtggcgccGCCGACCGGGGTCGAAACGGGCACCAAGCTGTACATCTCCAACCTCGACTACAACGTTTCCAACGAGGACATCAAG GAACTCTTTGCTGAGGTGGGCGATCTCAAGCGGTACTCCATTAACTACGACAAGAGTGGGCGATCAAAG GGAACTGCAGAGGTTATATTTTCAAGGAAATCGGATGCTCTAGCTGCTCTAAAGAGGTACAACAATGTGCAGCTTGATGGCAAACCTATGAAAATTGAGGTCATTGGAACAAATAttgaggcaccaccaccaccacctgctattTTTACTTTGAATACCCCGACGATAGGAAACTTCATTCCTTCCTACAG TGGCGGACGTGGAAGGGGCGGTGATGGTGGTCGGGGATGGCCTCGGGGCAGAGGTGGATTCGGCGGGCGTAGTGCTGCTGGGCGTGGTCGAGGGCGCGGTGATGTTGGGCGTGGGCGAGGGAGGGGAGGGCGTGGCAGTCAGCCAGTTTCTGCCAATGATCTAGACGCAGACTTGGACAAGTACCACTCGGAAGCGATGCAGACCAGCTAA
- the LOC119308569 gene encoding uncharacterized protein LOC119308569, which produces MGMDAINNNNVSAVAPPSSMWTSTSRRWRPSLASGLRAALACTIVGVVSVYAPPPLKRHLTFPAFSYVVTVIIVTDATVGTALRATASALHATVMGAVPSVLALWLAHRTGAAESVLATSAVVALSTFAVALPESPGPVAKRIALGQIIIIYVAKFRRGDRTSHELVLEHPANVVLCTALGVAAALLAVLLPCPRLATREVEDKSRAYMETAAERVRVLVDAFLLAANDTACADDGQETAAASGRRRRWCMAACMSQADRLASASAALLRRMAAVKGDLQWERVPAVLRRWMPQQAVVDHGRIEMPIKGMEIALTSTAIAGTSPMICSSWLEHMRDQIRLSMLTTHRHHHCSSTTTTSVAMTKTTINKQSPLMLTTDTMTTLLPERHEELSPFLFLFSMHLLRRGTLQQLASSHPDQTKTTTCKVTPAATATDESTDDDDFYLSEEEEEEGAHASSGEEEDQLQEHEAPNKTGDMETTSKKQKKKSVWLRWGLEWERVMTAAKCAVSLGLAVLLGLLFNNDHGFWSGLIVATTMTAGRDSTWAVAIARAHGTAIGSVYGVLGCLLSQQPHLMELRFLALLPWIVLATFLKRSRAYGPAGGVAAALSGIIIVGRRYDEAPMAFTITRLVETFIGLSCTVATDLVFQRKARPTARARAQLHRCIAALRECVVGLAPTSAAKQQQHKTLLEQVALLKKYAAEAGSEPNFLWLAPFPTSCYDKVHGSLSRITQLIGLYQHARAILIDTAGGSRQLGADMKRFHGALSASLEAVLEEEDVDLEAGKGIFCEDMAVVKSFVGHAREALSQQQREEEEEQLAAVCLGSIGFCMGEMMKEAQQLEAHMLNLSLQPSR; this is translated from the exons ATGGGCATGGATGcaatcaacaacaacaacgtgagcgCGGTGGCACCGCCGTCGTCCATGTGGACCAGCACGAGCCGGCGCTGGCGCCCGTCCCTCGCGTCGGGCCTCCGCGCCGCCCTGGCCTGCACCATCGTGGGCGTCGTGTCCGTCTACGCGCCGCCGCCCCTCAAGCGCCACCTCACCTTCCCTGCCTTCTCCTACGTCGTGACCGTCATCATCGTCACGGACGCCACCGTCGGCACCGCCCTGCGCGCCACGGCCAGCGCGCTCCACGCCACCGTCATGGGCGCCGTCCCTTCCGTCCTGGCGCTGTGGCTGGCGCACCGCACGGGCGCCGCCGAGTCGGTGCTGGCCACGTCGGCCGTGGTGGCGCTGAGCACGTTCGCGGTGGCGCTGCCGGAGTCGCCGGGGCCCGTGGCGAAGCGGATCGCGCTGGGGCAGATCATCATCATCTACGTGGCCAAGTTCAGGCGAGGCGACCGCACGAGCCACGAGCTCGTGCTGGAGCACCCCGCCAACGTGGTGCTGTGCACGGCGCTGGGGGTGGCGGCCGCCTTGCTGGCGGTGCTGCTCCCTTGCCCGCGGCTGGCCACCCGGGAGGTGGAGGACAAGAGCAGGGCGTACATGGAGACCGCGGCGGAGAGGGTGAGGGTGCTCGTCGACGCGTTCCTCCTCGCTGCCAACGACACCGCCTGCGCGGATGATGGCCAGGAAACAGCCGCGGCATCTGGTAGACGGCGGCGATGGTGCATGGCAGCGTGCATGTCACAGGCAGACCGTCTCGCGTCCGCAAGCGCCGCCCTCCTCCGCCGCATGGCCGCCGTTAAG GGAGATTTGCAGTGGGAGAGAGTGCCAGCAGTGCTCAGGCGGTGGATGCCGCAGCAGGCGGTGGTAGACCACGGCCGCATCGAGATGCCCATCAAGGGCATGGAGATTGCGCTCACCAGCACTGCCATCGCCGGCACCAGCCCTATGATATGCAGCAGCTGGTTAGAGCATATGAGGGACCAGATACGCCTCTCCATGCTCACTACACATCGCCACCACCACtgcagcagcaccaccaccaccagcgtcGCCATGACCAAGACGACCATCAACAAACAATCACCATTAATGTTGACTACCGATACGATGACGACGTTGTTGCCGGAGAGGCACGAGGAGCTGTCtcctttcctcttcctcttctccatGCATCTCCTCCGTCGTGGCACCCTGCAGCAGTTGGCCTCCTCTCATCCGGATCAGACCAAGACTACCACCTGCAAGGTAACTCCGGCAGCGACAGCAACCGACGAATCAACCGACGACGACGACTTCTACCTGtccgaagaagaagaggaagaaggagcacATGCCAGCAGCGGAGAAGAAGAAGACCAGCTGCAAGAACACGAGGCGCCAAATAAGACTGGCGACATGGAGACCACgtccaagaagcagaagaagaaaagcGTGTGGCTGAGGTGGGGGCTGGAATGGGAGAGGGTGATGACCGCGGCCAAGTGCGCCGTGTCGCTGGGCCTCGCCGTCCTTCTCGGCCTCCTCTTCAACAACGACCACGGCTTCTGGTCCGGCCTCATCGTCGCCACCACCATGACCGCCGGCCGTGACTCCACGTGGGCCGTGGCCATCGCGCGTGCGCACGGCACCGCCATCGGCTCCGTCTATGGCGTGCTGGGCTGCCTCCTCTCGCAGCAGCCGCACCTGATGGAGCTCCGCTTCCTGGCCCTCCTCCCCTGGATCGTCCTCGCCACCTTCCTCAAGCGCAGCCGTGCATATGGCCCCGCGGGCGGTGTCGCCGCCGCGCTCTCCGGCATCATCATCGTGGGACGGAGGTACGACGAGGCGCCCATGGCCTTCACCATTACCAGGCTCGTGGAGACCTTCATCGGCCTGTCCTGCACCGTCGCGACGGACCTCGTGTTCCAGCGCAAGGCCAGGCCGACCGCCAGGGCCAGGGCGCAGCTCCACCGCTGCATCGCCGCGCTGCGGGAGTGCGTGGTTGGACTGGCACCCACGTCGGCAGCGAAGCAGCAGCAGCACAAGACGTTGCTGGAGCAGGTGGCGCTACTGAAGAAGTACGCGGCGGAGGCAGGCAGCGAGCCAAACTTTCTGTGGCTGGCGCCGTTCCCGACCAGCTGCTACGACAAGGTTCATGGCAGCCTGAGCAGGATCACGCAGCTGATTGGGCTCTACCAGCACGCCCGAGCCATCCTCATCGACACCGCCGGCGGCAGCCGGCAGCTAGGCGCGGACATGAAGCGCTTCCACGGCGCCCTCTCCGCGTCCCTGGAGGCAGTGCTGGAGGAGGAGGACGTCGACCTTGAGGCCGGCAAAGGAATCTTCTGCGAGGACATGGCGGTTGTCAAGTCCTTCGTCGGCCATGCGAGGGAGGCACTGTCACAGCAgcagcgggaggaggaagaagagcagttGGCTGCTGTTTGCCTGGGCTCGATTGGGTTTTGCATGGGGGAGATGATGAAGGAGGCACAGCAGCTGGAGGCTCACATGCTGAACCTCAGTCTCCAACCTAGTCGCTGA